The Nocardia arthritidis genome has a window encoding:
- a CDS encoding MarR family winged helix-turn-helix transcriptional regulator has protein sequence MSLFEAADRAIGPRDRSRPGVCFLAWSKYLHWRNICMDATKDCHDGPAASTGGERSLSRALPPGLSREQLALLRQGESIYRRYLTAQGVMGVTMPRTLGLGATDFAALNLISLAGSMTAGELAIEIGLSTGATTRLIDRLEQAGCVKRVRDGVDRRKVVIEPSDEHGMDFAAALAPLQQKMGRVFADYDPAELAVLFDYFAKATAVLREASKDLQSNDISQQ, from the coding sequence TTGTCGTTGTTCGAGGCCGCTGACCGCGCGATTGGTCCGCGTGATCGATCGCGTCCCGGAGTATGCTTCCTTGCATGGAGTAAGTATCTGCATTGGAGAAATATCTGCATGGATGCAACTAAAGATTGCCACGACGGCCCGGCGGCGTCAACGGGTGGCGAACGCTCGCTCTCGCGCGCTTTGCCCCCGGGCCTCTCCCGAGAGCAACTGGCACTGCTCCGACAGGGCGAGTCGATCTATCGCCGATACCTGACGGCGCAGGGCGTCATGGGTGTGACCATGCCGCGCACGCTTGGACTGGGGGCCACCGATTTCGCGGCGCTGAACCTGATCTCGCTCGCCGGTTCGATGACCGCGGGTGAATTGGCGATCGAGATCGGCCTGAGCACCGGCGCCACCACCCGCCTGATCGATCGGCTCGAACAAGCCGGATGCGTCAAGCGCGTCCGCGATGGCGTCGATCGCCGAAAAGTGGTCATCGAGCCCAGCGACGAACACGGAATGGATTTCGCCGCCGCTCTCGCGCCGCTGCAACAGAAGATGGGGCGCGTCTTCGCCGACTACGACCCGGCGGAACTCGCGGTCCTGTTCGACTACTTCGCCAAGGCGACGGCGGTACTGCGCGAGGCGTCCAAGGACCTTCAGTCGAACGATATTTCGCAGCAGTAG
- a CDS encoding FAD-dependent monooxygenase: MNGNVVIIGAGIAGLTTAIGLRRAGIDAEVHEARDRPTAEDNSLAIAANGLRALGHLDCIEPVLERGFLVSRMSVWSGRGKRLGTIPFAGSEYGDLAGLAISRTPLIEALTERARDLGATITYGRRLVDAEPGADGVLTRFDDGSTATGTTLIGADGEYSRIRRIIDPDAPAPRYAGLVECGGYTDAAMDLPSNEITMIFGRRAFFGCGRGPGGRTWWFANVPTTPEPSREELRSLSSDAWKRRLLELFADDAGPARSIIEATEGPLRPRVSRLLPPAPVWHRDRMMIIGDAAHCASPNSGQGASMAIEDAVVLSGHLRASDSVEAAFRGYENARRDRVDRVVRYGARSARSKALGPIARVAADALMPFVFRRIATHRTLDWLYDYDAASGLPTPV; this comes from the coding sequence ATGAATGGGAACGTCGTGATCATCGGCGCGGGCATCGCCGGCCTCACCACCGCGATCGGACTGCGCCGCGCGGGTATCGATGCCGAGGTGCACGAGGCGCGCGATCGCCCTACGGCCGAAGACAATTCGCTCGCCATCGCCGCCAACGGCCTGCGGGCGCTCGGACATCTCGACTGCATCGAACCGGTGCTCGAACGCGGCTTCCTGGTCTCCAGGATGAGCGTCTGGAGCGGACGCGGAAAACGGCTCGGCACAATACCGTTCGCCGGTTCGGAATACGGCGATCTCGCCGGGTTGGCCATCAGCCGAACGCCGCTGATCGAGGCACTGACCGAACGGGCACGCGACCTCGGCGCAACTATCACCTACGGCCGACGGTTGGTCGACGCCGAACCAGGGGCCGACGGTGTGCTGACGCGATTCGACGATGGCAGCACGGCCACCGGGACCACACTGATCGGCGCAGACGGCGAATACTCCCGGATACGGCGCATCATCGACCCCGATGCACCCGCCCCGCGCTACGCGGGCTTGGTCGAATGCGGCGGATACACCGATGCGGCAATGGATCTCCCATCGAACGAGATCACCATGATCTTCGGGCGGCGCGCCTTCTTCGGCTGCGGTCGCGGCCCCGGAGGCAGAACATGGTGGTTCGCCAATGTGCCGACCACCCCTGAACCATCCAGAGAAGAACTGCGCTCGCTGTCATCGGACGCGTGGAAGCGGCGATTGCTGGAGCTGTTCGCCGACGACGCGGGCCCGGCCCGATCCATCATCGAAGCGACCGAGGGTCCGCTGCGGCCGCGGGTCAGCCGTCTCCTCCCACCGGCGCCAGTGTGGCACCGGGATCGCATGATGATCATCGGCGACGCCGCGCACTGCGCATCGCCCAACTCGGGACAGGGCGCTTCGATGGCGATCGAGGACGCGGTGGTCCTGTCCGGACATCTGCGCGCATCCGACTCCGTCGAGGCCGCCTTCCGCGGCTACGAAAACGCGCGGCGAGACAGGGTCGACCGCGTCGTCCGGTACGGCGCGCGCAGCGCACGATCCAAGGCGCTCGGCCCGATCGCCCGCGTGGCCGCGGATGCGCTGATGCCGTTCGTGTTCCGGCGCATCGCCACCCACCGAACGCTCGACTGGCTCTACGACTACGACGCGGCGTCCGGACTGCCGACGCCGGTGTGA
- a CDS encoding class I SAM-dependent methyltransferase has product MATAHDDRVREQFRLQATTFDNAGFAVRGLDWIIEQLAPRRDDIALDVAAGAAHLGRALAPLVSHVSAIDLTPEMLLQGQRLAEGAGLRNITFAVGDATRLPWLDRQFDLVVCRLALHQVADPAAMVREMIRVTRPDGRIGITDMYVSAAEQAEANRLERLRDPSHNRTLTREEILALVDESGAEVVSQAAADFDLDLDDWLERSRTPEEVRARIRSRLEQELDGGPATGLAPSRLPDGRIRFVHPWVTVTATPRR; this is encoded by the coding sequence GTGGCGACCGCACATGATGATCGGGTTCGTGAGCAGTTCCGTTTGCAGGCAACGACTTTCGACAATGCCGGATTCGCTGTCCGCGGTCTGGATTGGATCATCGAGCAATTGGCACCCCGTCGCGATGACATTGCGCTGGATGTCGCCGCGGGTGCTGCGCATCTGGGTCGTGCGCTGGCGCCGCTGGTTTCGCATGTCAGCGCCATCGATCTGACTCCGGAGATGCTGCTCCAGGGTCAGCGGCTGGCCGAAGGGGCCGGTCTGCGGAACATCACCTTCGCGGTGGGTGACGCCACCCGATTGCCGTGGCTGGACCGGCAGTTCGATCTGGTGGTCTGCCGTCTGGCGCTGCACCAGGTCGCCGATCCCGCGGCGATGGTCCGCGAAATGATCCGGGTGACCAGGCCGGACGGCCGGATCGGCATCACCGATATGTACGTCTCGGCCGCGGAGCAGGCGGAAGCGAACAGGCTGGAGCGGTTGCGCGACCCCAGCCACAACCGGACGCTGACTCGCGAGGAGATACTCGCGCTTGTCGATGAGTCAGGGGCCGAGGTGGTTTCGCAGGCCGCTGCGGATTTCGACCTCGACCTCGACGACTGGCTCGAACGTTCGCGGACGCCGGAGGAGGTCCGGGCGCGAATCCGCTCGCGACTCGAACAGGAGCTCGACGGCGGCCCCGCAACAGGATTGGCACCGTCACGCCTGCCGGACGGTCGAATCCGTTTCGTTCACCCGTGGGTCACCGTGACGGCCACCCCGCGCCGCTGA
- a CDS encoding serine hydrolase domain-containing protein, which yields MPGKVLLPTTERALTRRLAMEQAEYRVPSLIAAVVRDGELAWWDARGRAAGWAEQARPTTDTQYRIGSITKSLVATVVLRLRDEGRLDLSDPLDRHVPGSPMGDRTIAQLLSHTSGVRAESPGDWWERTEGGDWAELAAGMDGEAVLHRAGSRYHYSNVGYAALGELIARLRGMSWFDAVRAEVLEPLGMGRTTLAPVAPHATGWAVHPWADVVLPEPAYDHGAMGAAGQLWSTADDMARWTAFFAGDTGQVLSADTWAEMREPAAVLDGDEWVDGHGLGVQLRRHNGRRLLGHGGAMPGFIAMVWADPADRTGVLFLSNTTYGGIRGQLHLAMLDILAEHEPSIPEEWLPAESVDPALLALTGTWYWGSASIALHLLADGRLELKALAHGGRTSRFRPEGDDTWIGLDGYYAGERLRVVRGTDGAVDHLELVSFIFTREPYSPAGPIPGGVDPAGWRGQ from the coding sequence ATGCCAGGAAAGGTGCTGTTGCCGACGACCGAGCGGGCACTGACGCGCCGACTCGCGATGGAGCAGGCGGAGTACCGGGTGCCCTCGCTGATCGCCGCGGTGGTCCGGGACGGCGAGCTGGCCTGGTGGGATGCGCGCGGCCGGGCGGCGGGCTGGGCCGAGCAGGCGCGGCCGACCACCGATACGCAGTACCGAATCGGGTCGATCACCAAATCCTTGGTGGCCACGGTGGTGCTGCGCCTGCGCGACGAGGGCAGGCTGGACCTGTCCGACCCGCTGGACCGGCATGTGCCCGGATCGCCGATGGGGGATCGGACGATCGCCCAACTGCTTTCGCATACGTCCGGTGTGCGCGCGGAATCGCCGGGTGACTGGTGGGAGCGCACCGAGGGCGGCGACTGGGCCGAACTGGCCGCCGGTATGGACGGCGAGGCCGTGCTGCATCGCGCGGGCAGTCGATACCACTACAGCAACGTCGGCTACGCGGCGCTCGGTGAGCTGATCGCCCGACTACGCGGGATGAGCTGGTTCGATGCCGTGCGCGCCGAGGTGCTCGAGCCGCTGGGCATGGGCCGCACCACCCTCGCGCCGGTCGCCCCGCACGCCACCGGTTGGGCGGTGCATCCGTGGGCGGATGTGGTGCTGCCCGAGCCCGCATACGATCACGGCGCGATGGGTGCGGCGGGCCAACTCTGGTCCACTGCCGACGATATGGCCCGCTGGACCGCCTTCTTCGCCGGTGACACCGGTCAGGTGTTGTCCGCGGACACCTGGGCCGAGATGCGTGAGCCCGCGGCCGTCCTCGACGGGGACGAGTGGGTCGACGGCCACGGGCTCGGCGTCCAACTGCGCAGGCACAACGGCCGCAGGCTGCTTGGGCACGGTGGGGCCATGCCCGGTTTCATCGCCATGGTCTGGGCCGATCCGGCCGACCGCACCGGGGTGCTGTTCCTGTCCAACACCACCTACGGCGGTATTCGCGGCCAACTGCATCTGGCCATGCTGGACATCCTGGCCGAGCACGAACCGTCGATACCCGAGGAATGGCTGCCCGCCGAATCGGTCGATCCGGCGCTGCTCGCGCTCACCGGCACCTGGTACTGGGGTTCGGCGTCCATCGCGCTGCATCTGCTGGCCGACGGCCGGTTGGAGTTGAAGGCGCTCGCGCACGGCGGGCGAACCTCCCGGTTCCGTCCCGAAGGTGACGACACCTGGATCGGTCTCGACGGCTACTACGCGGGTGAACGGCTGCGGGTGGTGCGTGGCACGGACGGCGCGGTCGACCACCTCGAGCTGGTCAGCTTCATCTTCACCCGCGAGCCGTACTCACCGGCCGGGCCGATCCCGGGCGGGGTCGACCCGGCCGGTTGGCGCGGTCAGTAG
- a CDS encoding HD domain-containing protein produces MTFPRRAALGAGLAVTAAALAGARAHAQPDPGLSLPSTPLADSSRRLIDNTLEPHLRNHSVRGFLFGRAAAGQQGPLPGRDYDEELMFLICALHDVGLSEQANGDQRFEIDGADFAAKFLEDNGITDSRVDIVWDSIAAHTSGFTDSPVYRRRRPPESWIAVAGIGIDIGGSPADLPAGYADLVHAAYPRLGGSRALTRSVELQAVAKPQKATPASLANVILRERHPELAGGSWESILQSNGWHD; encoded by the coding sequence ATGACCTTCCCCAGACGTGCGGCGCTCGGCGCCGGGCTCGCGGTGACCGCCGCCGCGCTCGCCGGAGCGCGGGCGCACGCGCAGCCGGATCCCGGGCTGTCGCTGCCGTCCACCCCGCTCGCCGACAGCAGCCGCAGGCTCATCGACAACACCCTCGAACCGCACCTGCGCAATCACAGCGTGCGCGGATTTCTCTTCGGCCGGGCGGCCGCGGGACAGCAGGGTCCGCTGCCCGGCCGTGATTACGACGAGGAATTGATGTTCCTCATCTGCGCGCTGCACGACGTCGGCCTGTCCGAACAGGCGAACGGCGATCAGCGATTCGAGATCGATGGGGCGGATTTCGCGGCGAAGTTCCTGGAGGACAACGGAATAACCGATTCGCGGGTCGACATCGTTTGGGACAGCATCGCGGCGCACACCTCGGGATTCACCGATTCCCCGGTCTACCGGCGGCGGCGCCCGCCGGAGAGCTGGATCGCGGTGGCGGGCATCGGAATCGATATCGGCGGCAGTCCGGCCGATCTGCCCGCCGGGTACGCCGACCTCGTGCACGCCGCATATCCGCGACTGGGCGGCAGCCGCGCGCTGACCCGCTCCGTCGAACTGCAGGCCGTCGCCAAACCGCAGAAGGCCACCCCGGCCTCACTGGCGAATGTGATTCTGCGGGAACGTCATCCGGAGCTGGCCGGGGGATCGTGGGAGTCGATACTCCAGAGCAACGGCTGGCACGACTGA
- a CDS encoding MarR family winged helix-turn-helix transcriptional regulator produces MTTDNTVPPVTSPSIIVLTLARRVEAELGAALAPLDLTVARLGLLGHISGVPGASFSDLARMSGITVQSVHTAVKALARAGFVRDRTARAGAASAIELTPAGRRLLRAAQDAVSTVDERLFGADADPIQRKLGAAILAAFAGA; encoded by the coding sequence GTGACCACCGACAACACCGTGCCGCCCGTGACCAGCCCGTCGATCATCGTGTTGACGTTGGCGCGCCGGGTCGAGGCCGAACTCGGCGCGGCGCTGGCCCCGCTCGATCTGACCGTGGCGCGACTCGGCCTGTTGGGGCATATCAGCGGCGTGCCGGGGGCGTCGTTCAGCGATCTCGCCCGCATGTCGGGGATCACCGTGCAGAGTGTGCACACGGCGGTGAAGGCCCTGGCCCGGGCCGGTTTCGTCCGCGACCGCACGGCCAGGGCGGGTGCGGCGTCGGCGATCGAGCTCACGCCGGCGGGGCGGCGCCTGTTGCGGGCCGCGCAAGACGCGGTGTCGACCGTCGACGAGCGCTTGTTCGGCGCGGACGCCGATCCGATCCAGCGAAAGTTGGGCGCCGCGATTCTCGCCGCCTTCGCCGGCGCGTGA
- a CDS encoding MarR family winged helix-turn-helix transcriptional regulator, whose translation MNRVNGADLLGSLSFRLGVVGTRITQTFGARIEALGLTHKQVGVLAVVDAGPARSQREVADALGVAPSLVVTLVDRLVAMDALVRIQDPTDRRVYTLELTPRGHDLLARCVEIVHDLDRDLRTALDHDHTAAIDTALTHFLTRIQP comes from the coding sequence GTGAATCGTGTCAACGGTGCGGATCTGCTCGGCTCACTCAGCTTCCGGCTCGGCGTGGTCGGCACGCGGATAACCCAGACGTTCGGCGCCCGAATCGAGGCGCTCGGCCTGACCCACAAACAGGTCGGCGTGCTGGCCGTCGTCGACGCCGGCCCGGCCCGATCACAGCGCGAGGTGGCCGATGCGCTCGGCGTTGCTCCGAGCCTCGTCGTCACCCTCGTCGATCGCCTCGTCGCGATGGACGCACTCGTCCGCATCCAGGACCCCACCGACCGCCGCGTATACACCCTCGAACTGACCCCCCGGGGCCACGACCTACTCGCCCGCTGCGTCGAGATCGTCCACGACCTCGACCGCGACCTGCGAACCGCCCTCGACCACGACCACACCGCCGCGATCGACACGGCCCTGACCCACTTCCTGACCAGGATCCAGCCCTGA
- a CDS encoding MFS transporter has product MLANSLVALDSTIIATAVPTITTQLGGFAQFPWLFSIYLLAQAVTVPIYGKLADMLGRKPVMLFGIAIFALGSMLCGLATNMVALIGFRAVQGIGAGAVSPMSMTIAGDIYTVRERAKVQAYLASVWAASSVLGPLLGGVLSEYVGWRWIFLVNLPLAAVAAWMIVRQFTESAPRQRHRIDYLGAALLTVGAGALMLALLEGGQAWAWNSPTGIALCVGGAAVLAIFGWVERQAANPILPLWIFTRRIVVASSLVSLLVGAVLLGLTSYVPTFAQGVLGSGALIAGLTSGTLTLGWPLSASQAGKVYLRIGFRRTALIGSTLAALGAAALLLVGKGSTLPEVAAGCFVVGMGMGLMATPTLIAAQSSAEWSERGVVTSTNMFARNLGSAVGVAVFGALVNAHLPDPDHPAPTALTSAVHLVFVGVAIMTLVMVAASAMLPARDSGVAS; this is encoded by the coding sequence ATGCTGGCGAACTCGCTGGTGGCGCTGGATTCGACCATCATCGCCACCGCGGTGCCGACGATCACCACCCAGTTGGGCGGCTTCGCGCAATTCCCTTGGCTTTTCAGCATCTACCTGCTGGCGCAGGCGGTGACCGTGCCGATCTACGGCAAGCTCGCGGATATGCTCGGGCGAAAGCCGGTGATGCTGTTCGGCATCGCGATATTCGCGCTCGGATCGATGCTGTGCGGTTTAGCCACGAATATGGTGGCGCTCATCGGTTTTCGTGCCGTGCAGGGCATCGGCGCGGGCGCGGTGAGCCCCATGTCGATGACCATCGCCGGTGATATCTACACGGTGCGGGAGCGGGCCAAGGTGCAGGCGTACCTGGCGAGCGTATGGGCCGCCTCCTCGGTGCTCGGCCCGCTGCTCGGCGGTGTGCTGTCCGAATACGTCGGCTGGCGTTGGATTTTCCTGGTGAACCTGCCGCTGGCGGCGGTGGCGGCGTGGATGATCGTGCGGCAGTTCACCGAAAGCGCGCCCCGGCAGCGGCACCGGATCGACTATCTCGGCGCCGCGCTGCTGACGGTAGGCGCGGGCGCGCTCATGCTGGCGCTGCTGGAGGGCGGGCAGGCGTGGGCGTGGAATTCGCCGACCGGTATCGCGCTGTGCGTCGGCGGCGCCGCCGTGCTCGCGATATTCGGCTGGGTGGAGCGGCAGGCCGCGAATCCGATTCTGCCGCTGTGGATTTTCACCCGCCGCATCGTCGTCGCGAGCAGTCTGGTGTCGCTGTTGGTCGGCGCGGTGCTGCTCGGGCTCACCTCCTATGTGCCGACCTTCGCCCAGGGCGTGCTGGGCAGCGGGGCGCTGATCGCCGGTCTGACCTCGGGCACGCTCACGCTCGGCTGGCCGCTGTCCGCGTCACAGGCGGGAAAGGTCTACCTGCGCATAGGTTTTCGCCGAACCGCGCTGATCGGCAGCACGCTCGCCGCCCTGGGTGCGGCCGCACTGCTGTTGGTGGGCAAGGGTTCAACGCTGCCCGAGGTTGCGGCGGGCTGCTTCGTCGTCGGCATGGGCATGGGCCTCATGGCGACGCCGACGCTGATCGCCGCGCAGTCCAGCGCCGAATGGTCCGAGCGCGGCGTGGTGACCTCCACCAATATGTTCGCCCGCAACCTCGGTAGCGCGGTGGGCGTCGCGGTATTCGGCGCACTGGTCAACGCCCACCTCCCCGACCCCGACCACCCGGCCCCCACCGCCCTGACCTCGGCGGTACACCTGGTCTTCGTCGGCGTCGCGATCATGACGCTGGTCATGGTCGCCGCCTCGGCCATGCTCCCCGCCCGCGATTCCGGCGTGGCTTCCTAG
- a CDS encoding dienelactone hydrolase family protein — translation MSTATFRQNVTFPTDDGHGYGYLALPESGHGPGVIVIQEWWGLTDQIAGVVDRLAAAGFVALAPDLYGGRVTHNAADARKWMAELPLERGVARLSSAVDYLLASDAVTGDALGAVGYCMGGGFVVALAAAVGAKIAAAVSYYGVYAGDNPDFTGLRAAVQGHFGEYDTSVSPDAARQLATQLREQADNTMELHFYPAGHAFANEENRSGNYDPAHADLAWRRSIGFLRTALG, via the coding sequence ATGAGCACCGCGACATTCCGGCAGAACGTCACCTTCCCGACCGATGACGGCCACGGTTACGGCTACCTGGCCTTACCCGAGAGCGGGCACGGTCCGGGCGTGATCGTCATCCAGGAGTGGTGGGGGCTCACCGATCAGATCGCGGGGGTCGTCGACCGTTTGGCCGCAGCGGGATTCGTCGCGCTCGCGCCGGATCTCTACGGCGGCAGGGTAACCCACAACGCGGCCGACGCACGGAAATGGATGGCGGAACTGCCGCTCGAACGCGGCGTCGCGCGGCTGTCGAGCGCGGTGGACTACCTGCTCGCCTCGGATGCCGTCACCGGTGACGCGCTCGGCGCCGTCGGCTACTGCATGGGCGGCGGATTCGTCGTCGCGCTGGCCGCTGCCGTCGGTGCGAAAATCGCTGCCGCAGTGTCCTATTACGGCGTGTACGCCGGTGACAATCCCGACTTCACCGGTCTGCGCGCCGCGGTGCAGGGCCATTTCGGCGAATACGACACCTCCGTATCGCCGGATGCGGCAAGGCAACTCGCCACCCAGCTGCGCGAGCAGGCCGACAACACGATGGAGCTGCACTTCTATCCGGCCGGTCACGCCTTTGCCAACGAGGAGAACCGCTCGGGCAACTACGACCCGGCCCATGCCGATCTGGCTTGGCGGCGCAGCATCGGCTTCCTCCGGACCGCGCTCGGCTGA
- a CDS encoding GNAT family N-acetyltransferase, which produces MSDVTSENVGAQGYSWVDEVAGVDLAELSHLYCIAPLGDKPPDRLRKVFGNSMFACFVYSADDLVGAGRVLADGLDCAYIADVAVHPGHQGNGLGAGIITRLIQRCRGHKKILLYANPGTEDFYRRLGFLPMTTAMAIWHDTEIAIRSGLLDPRPTGYDERNPTR; this is translated from the coding sequence ATGTCTGACGTGACGTCCGAAAATGTTGGTGCGCAAGGCTATTCGTGGGTCGATGAGGTGGCGGGCGTCGATCTGGCCGAGCTTTCACACCTCTACTGCATCGCGCCGCTCGGCGACAAGCCACCGGATCGGCTGCGAAAAGTCTTCGGCAACAGCATGTTCGCCTGCTTCGTCTACTCGGCCGACGACCTCGTAGGGGCCGGGCGAGTGCTGGCCGACGGGTTGGACTGCGCGTATATCGCCGACGTCGCGGTCCATCCCGGCCATCAAGGAAACGGGCTGGGCGCGGGCATCATCACCCGCTTGATCCAGCGCTGCCGAGGACACAAGAAGATCCTCCTCTACGCCAACCCCGGCACCGAGGACTTCTACCGGCGGCTGGGCTTCCTGCCGATGACCACGGCCATGGCCATCTGGCACGACACCGAAATCGCAATCCGCAGCGGACTACTCGATCCGCGGCCGACCGGCTACGACGAAAGGAATCCGACTCGATGA
- a CDS encoding MFS transporter codes for MSTNTEHSLSPLRSWLGVAVITASLFTFVTTELMPVGLLTPMSSSLGVSVGTTGLIVTLFGISAGLGVPFLVGWTRRVDRRALLALLLAILALGNLIITASPSFPLALVTRLIMGFAHGMFWAIGVSMAMRLVPERHANRAVAIALSGISIGTVVGIPLGTFIGGLTSWRTTFLIWSALAVVVLVLVLVTIPSLPSDNAVSVREVFALPIGNVRLRNVMFTVILYVFGHFAAYTYVRPFLERADSASPGFITGLLIVFGIGGAAGNFLAGHVVKTNPRAGFMVACAGLALSLTLLLTIGHTPAGAVVCMAVWGIALGAANLCQVNLTLAAAPDAFEAAMSINTLGYNLSIALGALVGGLFADHLGIRSAIWLGVALTAAAVALTLAFGRNASEQTSQADDRVAADV; via the coding sequence ATGTCAACCAACACCGAGCATTCGCTCTCGCCGCTGCGGTCATGGCTGGGCGTCGCGGTCATCACCGCAAGCTTGTTCACCTTCGTCACCACCGAGTTGATGCCCGTCGGCCTGCTCACCCCGATGAGCTCGAGCCTCGGCGTCAGCGTCGGCACCACCGGGCTGATCGTCACGCTCTTCGGCATCTCGGCCGGTTTGGGGGTGCCGTTCCTGGTCGGCTGGACCCGGCGGGTCGATCGCCGTGCGCTGCTTGCGCTGCTGCTGGCGATCCTGGCGCTCGGAAATCTGATCATCACCGCGTCGCCGAGCTTTCCGCTCGCCCTGGTCACCCGGTTGATCATGGGTTTCGCGCACGGCATGTTCTGGGCCATCGGCGTGAGCATGGCCATGCGGCTGGTTCCGGAGCGGCACGCGAACCGGGCGGTCGCGATCGCACTGTCGGGTATCTCGATCGGCACCGTTGTCGGAATTCCGCTCGGCACCTTCATCGGCGGCCTGACGAGTTGGCGCACAACGTTTCTCATCTGGAGTGCCCTCGCGGTGGTGGTACTGGTGCTGGTCCTCGTCACGATTCCGTCGCTGCCGTCCGATAACGCGGTATCGGTGCGGGAAGTGTTCGCGCTGCCGATCGGGAACGTGCGGCTGCGGAATGTGATGTTCACCGTAATCCTTTACGTATTCGGGCATTTCGCCGCGTACACCTACGTTCGCCCGTTCCTGGAACGGGCCGATTCCGCCTCGCCCGGATTCATCACCGGTCTGCTGATCGTCTTCGGAATCGGCGGTGCGGCAGGCAATTTCCTCGCCGGGCACGTCGTGAAGACGAATCCGCGAGCCGGATTCATGGTCGCCTGCGCGGGGCTGGCGCTGTCGTTGACGCTCCTGCTCACGATCGGCCACACACCCGCCGGAGCCGTTGTCTGCATGGCCGTTTGGGGTATCGCCTTGGGCGCGGCCAACCTCTGCCAGGTCAACCTGACCCTCGCCGCCGCACCCGACGCCTTCGAAGCCGCGATGTCCATCAACACCCTCGGCTACAACCTGTCGATCGCCTTGGGCGCGCTCGTCGGCGGGCTGTTCGCCGACCATCTCGGCATCAGAAGCGCGATCTGGCTCGGCGTCGCACTCACCGCGGCCGCGGTGGCTCTCACCCTCGCCTTCGGCCGGAATGCGAGTGAGCAGACGAGTCAGGCGGACGATCGAGTCGCGGCCGATGTCTGA
- a CDS encoding DsbA family protein produces MWFDPRCPWAWIATQWLLEVERVRPIETRFHVMSLSVLNDGRELPEKYRRGQIEGWGCVRVCIAAEQRYGAAALRPLYLAMGTRIHQRQAGLGGDMIRAALSDVGLPGDLAEAADVTDYDEALRASHHAGMDLVGDAVGTPVIHVPTPGGEPIAFFGPVISPAPRGAAAGRLWDGVLAIAGTDGFFELKRARNRDPQFHAA; encoded by the coding sequence ATGTGGTTCGACCCGCGTTGCCCGTGGGCGTGGATCGCCACGCAATGGCTGCTCGAGGTCGAGCGGGTGCGGCCCATCGAAACCCGCTTCCACGTGATGAGCCTGTCCGTGCTGAACGACGGCAGGGAACTGCCGGAGAAGTACCGCAGGGGGCAGATCGAGGGCTGGGGATGCGTCCGGGTCTGCATCGCCGCCGAACAGCGGTACGGCGCGGCGGCATTGCGGCCGCTCTACCTGGCCATGGGAACCCGAATTCATCAGCGGCAGGCCGGACTCGGCGGCGATATGATCCGCGCCGCGCTGAGCGACGTCGGCCTGCCCGGCGATCTCGCCGAGGCGGCGGACGTGACCGACTACGACGAGGCGCTGCGCGCGAGCCACCACGCGGGCATGGACCTCGTCGGTGACGCGGTCGGCACTCCCGTCATTCACGTGCCGACGCCCGGCGGCGAACCGATCGCCTTCTTCGGCCCGGTGATCTCGCCCGCGCCGCGCGGTGCGGCCGCGGGCCGGCTGTGGGACGGCGTACTCGCCATCGCGGGCACCGACGGCTTCTTCGAACTCAAGCGCGCCCGGAACCGGGATCCCCAGTTCCACGCGGCGTAA